In Simplicispira sp. 125, one DNA window encodes the following:
- the cysK gene encoding cysteine synthase A, whose product MKVDNILQTIGNTPHVRINRIFGPDAKVWIKSERSNPGGSIKDRIALSMVEDAEKSGALKPGGTIIEPTSGNTGIGLALVAAVKGYKLILVMPDSMSIERRRLMLAYGASFDLTPKEKGMKGAIARAEELKAQTPGSWIPQQFENPANIDAHVRTTAQEILADFQGGLDALITGVGTGGHLTGVARVLKAQFPRLLVFAVEPTLSPVISGGQPGPHPLQGLGAGFIPKNLDVSLLDGVIQVDAEPAREYARRSAREEGMLVGISSGATLAAIAQKLPELPTGSRVLGFNYDTGERYLSVEGFLPS is encoded by the coding sequence ATGAAAGTCGACAACATTCTGCAAACCATTGGCAATACGCCGCATGTGCGCATCAACCGCATCTTCGGGCCGGATGCAAAGGTCTGGATCAAGTCCGAGCGCAGCAACCCCGGTGGCTCAATCAAGGACCGCATCGCCCTGTCCATGGTGGAAGACGCTGAAAAATCGGGCGCCTTGAAGCCCGGCGGCACCATCATCGAGCCCACCTCGGGCAACACCGGCATCGGCCTGGCGCTCGTGGCGGCCGTCAAAGGCTACAAGCTGATTCTGGTGATGCCCGACAGCATGAGCATCGAGCGCCGCCGCCTGATGCTGGCCTACGGCGCCAGCTTTGACCTGACGCCCAAAGAAAAGGGCATGAAGGGCGCCATCGCCCGCGCCGAGGAGCTCAAGGCCCAGACACCTGGCAGCTGGATTCCCCAGCAGTTCGAAAACCCGGCCAACATCGATGCGCATGTGCGTACCACGGCGCAGGAAATTCTGGCCGACTTCCAGGGCGGACTGGATGCACTCATCACCGGCGTGGGCACAGGGGGGCACCTGACCGGTGTGGCGCGCGTGCTCAAGGCCCAATTTCCGCGGCTTTTGGTGTTTGCCGTGGAGCCCACGCTCTCGCCCGTGATCTCTGGTGGCCAGCCCGGGCCACACCCGCTGCAGGGCCTGGGCGCTGGATTTATCCCGAAGAACCTCGACGTCAGCCTGCTCGACGGCGTCATCCAGGTGGACGCTGAACCGGCCCGCGAATACGCCCGCCGCAGCGCCCGCGAGGAAGGCATGCTGGTCGGTATCTCGTCCGGTGCGACGCTGGCCGCCATCGCCCAAAAACTCCCCGAACTGCCCACAGGCAGCCGCGTGCTGGGTTTCAACTACGACACGGGCGAGCGCTACCTGTCGGTTGAAGGCTTTCTGCCATCTTGA
- a CDS encoding methyltransferase domain-containing protein codes for MTTPSPTHFDAAARDWDQRPLSQQLAAVPERLLAQLPLRASDHVLDFGAGTGLLSTPIAPKVAQVTALDMSAAMLQVLDEKGFANITPLQQDIFAGLPGQYHAVVSCMALHHVADTAALLRAFAAALHSGGRIALVDLYQEDGSFHGDNQAKGVQHFGFAPEALQALAEQAGLMDIAFSEILRLQHSNGRGYPLFLMTGRKP; via the coding sequence ATGACCACGCCCTCCCCCACCCATTTCGACGCCGCCGCCCGCGATTGGGATCAGCGCCCCCTGTCGCAGCAACTGGCCGCCGTGCCCGAGCGCCTGCTGGCGCAACTGCCCTTACGGGCCAGCGACCATGTGCTCGATTTCGGGGCGGGCACGGGGCTCCTGTCCACCCCCATTGCGCCCAAAGTGGCGCAGGTGACGGCGCTGGACATGTCGGCCGCCATGCTGCAGGTGCTGGATGAAAAGGGTTTTGCCAACATCACCCCGCTGCAGCAGGACATCTTTGCGGGCCTGCCAGGGCAATACCACGCCGTCGTGAGCTGCATGGCCCTGCACCACGTGGCAGACACTGCAGCACTGCTGCGCGCATTTGCCGCCGCCTTGCACAGCGGCGGGCGCATTGCGCTGGTGGACCTGTACCAGGAGGACGGCAGCTTTCACGGCGACAACCAGGCCAAGGGCGTGCAGCATTTCGGTTTTGCACCCGAGGCCTTGCAGGCGCTGGCCGAGCAGGCCGGGTTGATGGACATCGCGTTCAGCGAAATCCTGCGGCTGCAGCACAGCAATGGTCGGGGCTATCCGCTGTTCCTGATGACCGGGCGCAAGCCTTAA
- a CDS encoding MBL fold metallo-hydrolase encodes MTRPSQQLHPQREPVRPLSAATVLLLRDAPPESGPPGLQVLMTRRSAQASFAPGAYVFPGGGIDALDADPATHAAAARRPSQSDEHLTQAIAAIRESFEELGVLLARHADGRMAGANDIAALNRHAPFAAQCQARGLQLAADSVFVLARWTADRDLPKRFDVPFLVARMPEGQTPVADESEQFEPVWVRPQEALERHEAGQFFMIFPTIRTLQRLARFDSAQAVLTACAGEAPLWTSCPRAGLLAGKEARYMEDEMPFGELALVCPDGQIVHPLDWQSERPVQLLKNLQRLTAPNPGVMTGPGTNSYLVGDPATGYIAIDPGPQDAQHLERLWRAAGGDIRMIVCTHSHPDHSPGAAPLQALCVQAGRAAPPILGLPSAPTARAASEFTPERALQNGELLTLTGKALDGKITHTLQVVHTPGHAANHLCLLLVEDALLFSGDHILNGSTTVVDPPDGNMADYLDSLDALDALCAQHGVEFILPAHGYVLGFARQAIAQLKAHRLAREAKVIAAMQALPDGSVEDWVAHAYADVPQRIWPVAQRSLIAHVERIRALGPGND; translated from the coding sequence ATGACACGCCCCAGCCAGCAACTGCACCCGCAGCGCGAACCCGTTCGCCCCCTCTCCGCCGCCACCGTCCTGCTGCTGCGCGACGCACCGCCCGAGAGCGGGCCCCCCGGCCTGCAGGTGCTGATGACGCGGCGCTCGGCCCAAGCCAGCTTTGCGCCTGGCGCCTATGTGTTCCCAGGCGGAGGCATCGACGCACTGGACGCCGACCCCGCCACGCACGCCGCTGCAGCGCGCCGCCCCAGCCAGAGCGACGAACACCTCACCCAAGCCATTGCCGCCATCCGCGAGAGTTTCGAGGAGCTGGGCGTGCTGCTGGCGCGCCACGCCGATGGCCGCATGGCGGGCGCCAACGACATTGCCGCGCTGAACCGCCACGCGCCCTTTGCCGCCCAGTGCCAGGCCCGGGGCCTGCAGCTGGCGGCTGACAGCGTGTTTGTGCTGGCGCGCTGGACCGCCGACCGCGACCTGCCCAAGCGCTTTGACGTGCCTTTTCTGGTGGCGCGCATGCCCGAAGGCCAGACCCCGGTCGCCGACGAATCCGAGCAGTTCGAGCCCGTGTGGGTGCGCCCGCAAGAGGCGCTGGAGCGGCACGAGGCCGGCCAGTTCTTCATGATTTTCCCAACCATCCGCACGCTGCAGCGCCTGGCACGCTTCGACAGCGCCCAGGCCGTGCTGACCGCCTGCGCGGGCGAGGCGCCGTTGTGGACGAGCTGCCCGCGTGCGGGCCTGCTGGCCGGCAAAGAGGCACGCTACATGGAAGACGAAATGCCGTTTGGCGAGCTGGCCCTGGTTTGCCCCGACGGGCAGATCGTGCACCCGCTGGACTGGCAGAGCGAGCGCCCCGTACAGCTTTTGAAAAACCTGCAGCGCCTGACCGCACCCAACCCCGGCGTGATGACCGGTCCCGGCACCAACAGCTACCTGGTGGGCGACCCGGCCACGGGCTACATCGCCATAGACCCCGGCCCGCAGGACGCACAGCACCTCGAACGCTTGTGGCGCGCCGCGGGGGGCGACATCCGCATGATCGTCTGCACCCACTCGCACCCCGACCATTCGCCCGGCGCAGCACCGCTGCAGGCCTTGTGCGTGCAGGCCGGGCGCGCTGCACCGCCCATCCTGGGCCTGCCCTCGGCCCCCACGGCACGGGCAGCCAGCGAATTCACGCCCGAGCGTGCGCTACAAAATGGAGAGCTACTCACGCTTACTGGAAAAGCGCTAGATGGCAAAATTACCCATACCCTACAGGTAGTGCACACGCCCGGCCATGCCGCCAACCACCTGTGCCTGCTGTTGGTCGAAGATGCCCTGCTGTTCAGCGGCGACCACATCCTCAACGGCAGCACCACCGTGGTCGACCCACCCGACGGCAACATGGCCGACTACCTGGATTCGCTCGACGCGCTCGATGCGCTGTGTGCGCAGCACGGGGTCGAATTCATCTTGCCCGCGCACGGCTACGTGCTGGGCTTTGCCCGCCAGGCCATTGCCCAGCTCAAGGCGCACCGACTGGCACGCGAGGCCAAGGTCATCGCCGCCATGCAGGCCCTGCCGGACGGCAGTGTGGAGGACTGGGTGGCGCATGCCTACGCCGACGTGCCGCAGCGCATCTGGCCCGTGGCCCAGCGCTCGCTGATCGCCCATGTGGAACGCATCCGCGCTCTGGGCCCTGGGAATGATTAA
- a CDS encoding formylglycine-generating enzyme family protein, whose translation MEFVLLPAGDFLMGSDEGPERLAHDYPRYERRRLTALGDEAPVHRVRITQPFFMGRHEVTVGQFRQFVKASGYTPESMADGTGGYGYNAAYDPATTQRGDAFEGRDPKYSWQNPGFAQSDRHPVANVTWNDAVALAAWLSQRENAVYRLPTEAEWEYACRAGARTRYPGSDAPESLLGIANTFDADAATFWPRWQALALAGHDGHAFTAPVGSYPANAFGLHDMLGNLWEWTADWHSDTYYAQSPLDDPQGPQNGEVRVRRGGSWHTWSLYARCSFRNWNSPQTRYTLVGIRLVREAPPARP comes from the coding sequence ATGGAATTTGTGCTGCTCCCCGCAGGCGACTTCCTGATGGGCAGCGACGAGGGGCCCGAGCGCCTGGCACACGACTACCCACGGTACGAGCGCAGGCGCCTGACCGCGCTGGGCGATGAGGCGCCGGTGCACCGGGTACGCATCACGCAGCCCTTTTTCATGGGCCGGCACGAAGTCACGGTGGGGCAGTTCCGCCAGTTCGTCAAAGCCTCGGGCTACACGCCCGAATCCATGGCCGATGGCACTGGCGGCTATGGTTACAACGCCGCCTACGACCCGGCCACTACCCAGCGCGGCGACGCCTTCGAGGGACGCGACCCAAAATACTCGTGGCAAAACCCAGGCTTTGCACAAAGCGACCGCCACCCGGTGGCCAACGTGACCTGGAACGACGCCGTGGCGCTGGCCGCATGGCTGAGCCAGCGGGAGAACGCGGTGTACCGACTGCCGACCGAAGCCGAATGGGAGTACGCCTGCCGCGCCGGTGCGCGCACGCGCTACCCCGGCAGCGATGCGCCCGAATCCTTGCTGGGCATTGCCAACACCTTCGACGCCGATGCCGCCACCTTTTGGCCCCGCTGGCAGGCCCTGGCCCTGGCGGGCCACGATGGCCATGCCTTCACCGCGCCGGTCGGAAGCTATCCGGCCAACGCCTTCGGACTGCATGACATGCTGGGCAATTTGTGGGAGTGGACGGCCGACTGGCACAGCGACACCTACTACGCGCAATCACCCCTGGACGACCCACAGGGCCCGCAAAACGGCGAGGTGCGCGTGCGCCGTGGTGGCTCCTGGCACACCTGGTCGCTGTATGCGCGCTGCAGCTTTCGCAACTGGAACTCGCCGCAGACGCGCTACACCCTGGTGGGCATCCGGCTGGTGCGCGAGGCGCCACCTGCACGGCCCTGA
- a CDS encoding YjgN family protein, translating to MDQRNSSSAPANTIDTHPLEFTGSGGDYFRVWIVNVLLSVITLGFYTPWARRRTAQYFYSHTQVADSPLEFTAPQGKMVKGFVLLVLITLAYNIAANTGQDTAVALFLLAGAALAPFIWASAMRFRLGATRWRGLRLQFTASWKEVYIASWPVFALALVWFGVFFGLQMLSPELSDVLQAAEEEIRKPRMPAFTPAMGGLLVLGLVLTVLCFIRLEYNYKSLLVRRAHLGAEPGRWKPVYMDFVKVWLATVAVFIVCVVLISVLVSVLAGGSLALAAAASKQLGLWMFVILMVAIVAGVFLLFLASAPARAYREARMFQLMWNNIGVGQIARFKCDLRSTGYVWLRLKNMLLTLCTLGLYRPFARVSEYRMKVESVTAHVKGGVEQVAGRMVRQQQGGLGDALADAAGLDLIG from the coding sequence ATGGACCAACGCAACAGCAGCAGCGCCCCGGCGAACACCATCGACACGCATCCCCTGGAATTCACCGGCAGCGGCGGCGATTATTTCCGCGTCTGGATCGTCAATGTGCTGCTCAGCGTCATCACCCTGGGCTTTTACACGCCCTGGGCGCGGCGGCGCACGGCGCAGTATTTTTACAGCCACACGCAGGTCGCCGACAGCCCGCTGGAGTTCACCGCCCCCCAGGGCAAGATGGTCAAGGGTTTTGTGCTGCTGGTACTGATCACGCTGGCCTACAACATCGCCGCCAACACCGGGCAGGACACGGCCGTGGCCCTGTTCTTGCTGGCCGGTGCCGCGCTGGCACCCTTCATCTGGGCCAGCGCCATGCGCTTTCGCCTGGGCGCCACGCGCTGGCGCGGCCTGCGCCTGCAGTTCACCGCGAGCTGGAAAGAGGTCTACATTGCCAGCTGGCCGGTGTTTGCGCTGGCACTGGTGTGGTTTGGCGTTTTCTTTGGCCTGCAGATGCTGTCACCCGAACTCTCGGACGTGCTGCAAGCGGCCGAAGAAGAAATCCGCAAGCCGCGCATGCCCGCGTTCACACCGGCCATGGGCGGCCTGCTGGTGCTGGGACTGGTGCTCACGGTGCTGTGTTTCATCCGCCTCGAATACAACTACAAAAGCCTGCTGGTGCGGCGTGCGCATCTGGGCGCCGAACCGGGCCGCTGGAAACCCGTGTACATGGATTTCGTGAAAGTCTGGCTGGCCACCGTGGCGGTATTCATCGTGTGCGTGGTCCTCATCTCCGTGCTCGTCAGCGTGCTGGCGGGCGGCTCGCTCGCCCTGGCGGCGGCGGCCAGCAAGCAGCTGGGGCTGTGGATGTTCGTGATCCTCATGGTGGCCATCGTGGCGGGCGTCTTCTTGCTGTTCCTTGCATCGGCCCCAGCCCGCGCCTACCGCGAGGCCCGCATGTTCCAGTTGATGTGGAACAACATCGGCGTGGGCCAGATCGCGCGTTTCAAGTGCGATTTGCGCAGTACGGGCTATGTGTGGTTGCGCCTCAAGAACATGCTGCTCACCCTGTGCACGCTGGGCCTGTACCGGCCCTTTGCGCGGGTGAGTGAATACCGCATGAAGGTGGAATCCGTGACAGCGCATGTCAAGGGCGGCGTGGAGCAGGTGGCGGGCCGCATGGTGCGCCAGCAGCAGGGCGGCCTGGGCGATGCGCTGGCCGATGCGGCAGGCCTCGATCTGATTGGGTGA
- a CDS encoding M48 family metallopeptidase: MNTSPESTSAPGDLLPGRWFDGRSSKARPVVVGLQPTPQGPSLVLHPLSPPGAAPVVFTSTQVDWPEAWNERRPPLRVVVDLRDHGSVEIDAVAQWRAALAAAGNRPGIAQRMQTRWPALLGVALAAVVGLALFYRYGTPWAATQLTRFVPLSWETSVAQSALQQMDDGTLKPSTLPRARQDALKARLDALVRQTPASLHRYHGYRPPLSLEFRAGMGANAFALPGGKIVMTDGIVKAAADKGLPDDALVGVLAHEIGHVVHRHTTRMVVEQGVLQMGLGLALGDVSTMVSTGSALLTGLHYRRSHEREADCYAIGLMRHAALPTAPMGQLLLAMAHEEEAQAKKSDAPASAADKGKARADAKAHPVWSLLSSHPDTIQRATELQQGQAPYCPQMY; the protein is encoded by the coding sequence GTGAACACCTCTCCAGAATCCACCAGCGCGCCTGGCGATCTGCTGCCTGGGCGCTGGTTTGATGGGCGCAGCAGCAAGGCCCGGCCCGTGGTGGTGGGCCTGCAGCCCACGCCCCAAGGCCCCTCGCTGGTGCTGCACCCGCTGTCGCCGCCGGGCGCGGCGCCCGTGGTGTTTACCAGCACACAGGTCGACTGGCCCGAAGCCTGGAACGAACGCCGCCCGCCCCTGCGCGTGGTGGTGGACCTGCGCGATCACGGCAGTGTGGAGATCGACGCCGTGGCCCAGTGGCGTGCCGCCCTGGCCGCCGCGGGCAACCGCCCCGGCATTGCCCAGCGCATGCAGACCCGCTGGCCCGCGCTGCTGGGCGTGGCACTCGCCGCCGTGGTCGGCCTCGCCCTGTTCTACCGCTATGGCACGCCCTGGGCAGCCACGCAGCTCACGCGCTTTGTACCGCTGTCATGGGAAACCAGCGTGGCCCAAAGCGCGCTACAGCAAATGGACGACGGCACGCTCAAGCCCAGCACGTTGCCCCGTGCGCGGCAAGACGCACTCAAGGCACGGTTGGATGCGCTGGTGCGGCAAACACCCGCTTCGCTGCACCGTTACCACGGCTACCGGCCGCCGCTGTCGCTGGAATTTCGCGCGGGCATGGGGGCCAACGCCTTTGCCCTGCCCGGCGGCAAGATCGTGATGACCGATGGCATCGTCAAAGCCGCCGCCGACAAGGGCCTGCCCGACGATGCCCTGGTGGGCGTGCTGGCCCACGAAATCGGCCATGTGGTGCACCGCCACACCACGCGCATGGTGGTGGAGCAGGGCGTGCTGCAAATGGGCCTGGGGCTGGCGCTGGGCGATGTGTCGACCATGGTGTCCACGGGCAGCGCACTGCTCACGGGGCTGCACTACCGCCGCAGCCACGAGCGCGAGGCCGACTGCTACGCCATCGGCCTGATGCGCCACGCCGCCCTGCCCACGGCACCCATGGGCCAGTTGCTGCTGGCCATGGCGCATGAGGAAGAAGCCCAAGCGAAGAAATCAGACGCCCCCGCATCGGCGGCGGACAAAGGCAAGGCCCGTGCGGACGCAAAGGCGCACCCGGTTTGGTCGCTGCTGAGCAGCCACCCGGACACCATCCAACGCGCCACCGAACTGCAGCAGGGCCAGGCACCGTACTGCCCGCAAATGTATTGA
- a CDS encoding FAD-dependent protein, with protein sequence MIRLSEIRLPLSALASCPDTHPQAALHTHAAQALGLADADIAALQVFKRSFDARKAALLAVYIVDITLANTASEAALLARHADNPHIQPTPDMAWVPVGRAPNPLAERPVVVGFGPCGIFAALVLAQMGFRPIVLERGKCVRERTKDTWGLWRKRVLHAESNVQFGEGGAGTFSDGKLYSQIKDPRHLGRKVMHEFVKAGAPEEILYAAHPHIGTFKLVKVVESLREQIIALGGEVRFEQRVTDVVIEHDAQGQRHLRGLKVLNQATGETTELAASHVVMALGHSARDTFAMLYEHGVHMQAKPFSIGFRIEHPQGVIDRARWGRHAGHPLLGAADYKLVHHAHNGRTAYSFCMCPGGTVVAATSEPGRVVTNGMSQYSRNERNANAGMVVGIDPQDYPTDPAAFEATLGATHGAEALGAGQYHPLAGIVLQRQLESNAYVLGGSDYSAPGQLVGDFIAGKPSRQWGGVEPSYQPGVLLGDLHTALPGYAIEALREALPVFGRKIKGFDMHDAVLTGVETRTSSPLKMGRGENLQSLNTAGLYPAGEGASYAGGILSAGVDGIKVGEAVVRSLLGAATPNHGTS encoded by the coding sequence ATGATCCGCCTCTCCGAAATCCGGCTGCCGCTGTCCGCGCTGGCCTCCTGCCCCGACACCCACCCGCAGGCCGCGCTGCACACCCATGCCGCCCAGGCGCTGGGGTTGGCCGATGCCGACATTGCTGCACTGCAGGTCTTCAAGCGCAGTTTCGACGCACGCAAGGCGGCGCTGCTGGCGGTGTACATCGTGGACATCACCCTCGCCAACACGGCCAGCGAAGCGGCCCTACTGGCCCGGCACGCGGACAACCCACACATCCAGCCCACGCCCGACATGGCCTGGGTACCGGTGGGTCGTGCACCAAACCCGCTGGCCGAGCGCCCCGTCGTCGTCGGCTTTGGCCCCTGTGGCATTTTTGCGGCGCTGGTGCTGGCGCAGATGGGTTTTCGGCCCATCGTGCTCGAGCGTGGCAAGTGCGTGCGCGAACGCACCAAGGACACCTGGGGCCTGTGGCGCAAGCGCGTGCTGCATGCCGAGAGCAATGTGCAGTTTGGTGAAGGTGGCGCCGGAACGTTCAGCGACGGCAAGCTCTACAGCCAGATCAAAGACCCGCGCCACCTGGGGCGCAAGGTGATGCACGAGTTCGTCAAGGCCGGAGCGCCCGAAGAAATTCTGTATGCGGCGCACCCGCACATTGGCACCTTCAAGCTGGTGAAGGTGGTGGAAAGCCTGCGCGAGCAGATCATCGCGCTGGGCGGCGAGGTGCGGTTCGAGCAGCGCGTGACCGATGTGGTGATAGAGCACGACGCCCAGGGCCAGCGCCATTTGCGCGGCCTGAAGGTGCTCAACCAGGCCACGGGTGAGACCACCGAGCTGGCAGCGTCCCATGTGGTGATGGCGCTGGGCCACAGCGCCCGCGACACCTTTGCCATGCTGTACGAGCACGGCGTGCACATGCAGGCCAAGCCCTTCTCCATCGGTTTTCGCATCGAGCACCCGCAAGGCGTGATCGACCGCGCGCGCTGGGGCCGCCACGCGGGCCACCCCCTGCTGGGCGCGGCCGACTACAAGCTGGTACACCACGCCCACAATGGCCGCACAGCCTACAGCTTTTGCATGTGCCCGGGGGGCACCGTGGTGGCCGCCACCAGCGAGCCCGGCCGCGTCGTGACCAACGGCATGAGCCAGTATTCGCGCAATGAGCGCAACGCCAACGCCGGCATGGTGGTGGGCATCGACCCGCAGGACTACCCCACCGATCCGGCCGCCTTCGAGGCCACACTGGGCGCCACGCACGGAGCAGAAGCCCTTGGCGCAGGCCAGTACCACCCGCTGGCCGGTATCGTGCTGCAGCGCCAGCTGGAATCCAACGCCTACGTGCTGGGCGGCAGCGACTACAGCGCGCCGGGCCAATTGGTAGGCGACTTTATTGCGGGCAAGCCCTCGCGCCAATGGGGCGGCGTGGAGCCTTCGTACCAGCCCGGCGTGCTGCTGGGCGACCTGCACACCGCCCTGCCCGGCTACGCCATCGAGGCCTTGCGCGAGGCGTTGCCGGTATTCGGCCGCAAGATCAAGGGTTTTGACATGCACGACGCCGTACTCACCGGCGTGGAGACGCGCACCTCGTCGCCGCTCAAGATGGGACGGGGCGAGAACCTGCAAAGCCTCAATACCGCGGGCCTGTACCCCGCAGGCGAGGGGGCCAGCTACGCCGGCGGTATCCTGTCGGCCGGTGTGGACGGCATAAAAGTGGGCGAGGCTGTGGTGCGCAGTCTGCTGGGCGCGGCGACTCCAAACCACGGCACATCCTGA
- the dapF gene encoding diaminopimelate epimerase yields MKIRFTKMQGAGNDFVVLDETQGPLGLTTAQYRFLADRHFGVGADQILSVRPSPGEGIDFEYAIHNADGSEVEQCGNGARCFARYVRDKGLTTRDTIRVQTLSGVIAPQLTPDGRVTVDMGHPVFDPARVPFDASGLAPVSQGSGQKWPLALDAQAQQATVFVAIVSMGNPHAVQLVQDVDTAPVLLTGPLIERHARFPQRVNAGFLQVLDREHVRLRVYERGAGETLACGTGACAAVAAGIRLGLLDARVHVQTHGGLLTIAWSGDEADSVFMTGPATTVFEGQIDIPDAP; encoded by the coding sequence ATGAAGATTCGCTTCACCAAAATGCAAGGCGCGGGCAACGATTTCGTCGTGCTCGACGAAACCCAGGGCCCGCTGGGCCTGACGACGGCCCAATACCGCTTTCTGGCCGACCGGCACTTTGGTGTCGGTGCCGACCAGATCCTCTCGGTGCGGCCATCGCCGGGCGAGGGGATCGACTTTGAATACGCCATACACAACGCCGACGGCAGCGAGGTGGAGCAGTGCGGCAACGGCGCACGCTGTTTTGCACGCTATGTGCGCGACAAGGGTTTGACCACGCGCGACACCATCCGGGTGCAGACGCTCTCGGGCGTGATTGCTCCCCAGCTCACCCCCGATGGCCGCGTGACGGTGGACATGGGTCACCCCGTGTTCGACCCGGCGCGCGTGCCGTTCGACGCATCAGGCCTTGCGCCCGTGTCCCAGGGTTCGGGGCAAAAATGGCCTCTAGCGCTTGATGCGCAAGCGCAACAAGCTACTGTTTTTGTAGCGATTGTGTCCATGGGTAACCCGCACGCCGTGCAACTGGTTCAGGATGTGGACACCGCGCCCGTGCTGCTGACCGGCCCGCTCATCGAGCGCCATGCGCGCTTTCCGCAGCGGGTCAACGCGGGGTTCCTGCAGGTGCTCGATCGCGAACATGTGCGCTTGCGCGTGTATGAGCGCGGCGCCGGTGAAACCCTGGCCTGCGGCACGGGTGCCTGCGCGGCCGTGGCGGCGGGTATCCGGCTGGGGCTGCTCGATGCGCGCGTGCATGTACAAACGCACGGCGGCTTGCTCACCATTGCCTGGAGCGGCGACGAGGCCGACTCCGTTTTCATGACCGGCCCGGCCACTACCGTGTTCGAAGGCCAGATCGACATCCCTGACGCACCATGA
- a CDS encoding rRNA pseudouridine synthase encodes MTETQRLAKRLAAEHSLSRSTAEQYIEGGFVSVDGKTVEVPGARVAPHQRVLLTPGASLFDLVPVTLLLHKPPGFEAGLGMEAGHAAHSSRSQGAPAALSLLNAASHMPEDASDIQVLLRHFKQLECFTPLPTPASGLVVYTQDKRIARKLQEDIETLEQECIVEVAGQIAENGLKRLCHGLTFNGRPLPPIKVSWQNETKLRFALQGIRPGQIPAMCEAVGLRVMAIKRIRIGRVPLAKVPEGQWRYLQPWEKF; translated from the coding sequence ATGACTGAAACACAACGACTGGCCAAGCGCCTGGCCGCCGAACACAGCCTCTCGCGCAGCACCGCCGAGCAGTACATCGAAGGCGGTTTCGTCAGCGTCGATGGCAAAACCGTCGAAGTACCCGGCGCCCGCGTGGCGCCACACCAGCGCGTACTGCTGACACCGGGCGCCAGCCTGTTCGACCTGGTCCCAGTCACCCTGCTGCTGCACAAGCCGCCGGGCTTTGAAGCCGGCTTGGGCATGGAAGCGGGCCACGCCGCGCACAGCAGCCGCAGCCAGGGCGCGCCCGCAGCCCTTAGCCTGCTGAATGCCGCATCGCACATGCCCGAGGATGCCTCCGACATCCAGGTGCTGCTGCGCCACTTCAAACAGCTCGAATGCTTTACGCCCCTGCCCACACCCGCCAGCGGCCTGGTGGTGTACACGCAGGACAAGCGCATTGCGCGCAAGCTGCAGGAGGACATCGAGACGCTGGAGCAGGAGTGCATTGTGGAAGTGGCGGGCCAGATCGCCGAGAACGGCCTCAAGCGCCTGTGCCACGGCCTCACATTCAACGGCCGGCCGCTGCCGCCCATCAAGGTGAGCTGGCAGAACGAGACCAAACTGCGCTTTGCGCTGCAGGGCATCCGCCCCGGGCAGATCCCGGCCATGTGCGAGGCCGTCGGCCTGCGCGTGATGGCGATCAAACGCATCCGCATCGGGCGCGTGCCCCTGGCCAAGGTGCCCGAGGGCCAGTGGCGTTATCTGCAGCCTTGGGAAAAATTCTGA
- a CDS encoding glutathione S-transferase N-terminal domain-containing protein produces the protein MHDLSSFPITRKWPARHPDRIQLYSLPTPNGVKASIMLEETGLPYEPHLVRFDSNDQMSPEFLSLNPNNKIPALIDPDGPGGQPLALFESGAILVYLADKSGRFMPQDPAARYHTLQWLMWQMGGVGPMFGQLGFFNKFAGKDWEDKRPLGRYVAESKRLLGVLEQRLTGRDWIMGQDYTVADIATFPWVHNLVGFYEAGALVEFDQFPQVQRALAAFVERPAVQRGLAIPARD, from the coding sequence ATGCACGATCTCTCTTCCTTCCCCATCACCCGCAAATGGCCCGCCCGGCACCCGGACCGCATCCAGCTCTACTCACTGCCCACGCCCAATGGCGTGAAGGCCTCGATCATGCTGGAGGAAACCGGCCTGCCTTACGAGCCGCATCTGGTGCGCTTTGACAGCAACGACCAGATGTCGCCGGAGTTTCTATCGCTCAACCCGAACAACAAGATCCCCGCCCTCATCGACCCCGACGGCCCCGGCGGCCAGCCGCTGGCGCTGTTCGAGTCGGGCGCCATCCTGGTCTACCTGGCCGATAAGAGCGGGCGCTTCATGCCCCAAGACCCCGCCGCGCGGTACCACACGCTGCAGTGGTTGATGTGGCAAATGGGCGGCGTAGGGCCCATGTTTGGCCAACTGGGGTTCTTCAACAAATTTGCCGGCAAGGATTGGGAAGACAAACGCCCGCTGGGCCGCTATGTGGCCGAGTCCAAGCGCCTGCTGGGCGTGCTGGAGCAGCGCCTGACGGGCCGCGACTGGATCATGGGCCAGGACTACACCGTGGCCGACATCGCCACCTTCCCGTGGGTGCACAACCTGGTCGGGTTCTATGAAGCCGGTGCACTGGTGGAGTTTGACCAGTTCCCGCAGGTGCAACGCGCGCTGGCGGCGTTTGTGGAGCGGCCCGCAGTGCAGCGCGGGCTGGCGATTCCTGCCCGCGACTGA